The Bacteroidota bacterium genome includes a region encoding these proteins:
- the tsaE gene encoding tRNA (adenosine(37)-N6)-threonylcarbamoyltransferase complex ATPase subunit type 1 TsaE, whose product MQKWECENLDQLSEIATEILSNCKSKKIAFYGNLGAGKTTFIKELCTQLGVNEIVNSPSFTILNEYSGKQNIYHFDFYRIKNAEEIYELGYEEYFFSDEYVFIEWAEKIDDMLPDFFTKIFIETTENSKRTFICRE is encoded by the coding sequence ATGCAAAAATGGGAATGTGAAAATCTTGACCAACTGTCGGAAATTGCAACAGAAATATTATCAAATTGCAAATCAAAAAAAATTGCTTTTTATGGCAACCTTGGTGCAGGCAAAACAACATTTATTAAAGAATTATGCACTCAGTTGGGAGTTAATGAAATCGTTAACAGTCCTTCGTTCACTATTTTAAATGAATATTCGGGTAAACAAAATATTTATCACTTTGATTTTTATAGAATAAAAAATGCTGAGGAAATTTATGAACTCGGATATGAAGAATATTTTTTTTCAGATGAATATGTTTTTATAGAATGGGCTGAAAAAATTGATGATATGCTTCCTGATTTTTTTACAAAAATTTTTATTGAAACAACGGAAAACTCAAAAAGAACATTTATTTGCAGAGAATAA
- a CDS encoding sigma-70 family RNA polymerase sigma factor — MHKSKKTEKDFIVGLKKNDNFSLRFLYKLHFPMILNFVLSNNGSEQEAKDVYQEAFIVFYNNIHNTKFKLECKIKTYIYSVSRRLWLNELKFKKKTVSNINDVEEFLIFNKEDEDKLQEDEKKFEIIDDSFKKLGEPCTTILKDFYIHSLSIPEIVEKMGYTNTDNAKNQKYKCLKRLKKIFFSNYK; from the coding sequence ATGCATAAAAGCAAAAAAACAGAGAAAGATTTTATTGTAGGACTTAAAAAAAATGACAACTTTTCTTTAAGGTTTTTGTATAAATTGCATTTTCCTATGATTTTAAATTTTGTTCTTAGTAATAATGGAAGTGAACAGGAAGCTAAAGATGTTTATCAAGAAGCTTTCATAGTTTTTTATAATAACATTCATAACACAAAATTTAAGTTGGAATGTAAAATAAAAACTTATATTTATTCTGTTAGTAGAAGACTATGGCTTAATGAATTAAAATTCAAAAAGAAAACAGTTTCTAACATTAATGATGTTGAAGAATTTTTAATTTTTAATAAAGAAGATGAAGATAAATTACAAGAAGATGAGAAAAAGTTTGAAATTATTGATGATAGCTTTAAAAAATTGGGAGAGCCATGTACAACTATTTTAAAAGATTTTTACATACATAGTTTATCAATTCCGGAGATTGTTGAAAAAATGGGATATACAAATACAGATAATGCAAAAAATCAAAAATATAAATGTCTTAAAAGACTTAAAAAAATATTTTTTTCAAATTATAAATAA
- a CDS encoding S1C family serine protease → MAIDLHTYELIDKYLLGQLSDKEFKDFKSKLKTDHELAEEVSSQEELISLMKSYEKRNKLKKDLDNIHKEIDVNKVRKKLYEAYLPKKRAKIWHYAATITVAASVAIASLFGILYYTGLMNFTDKMESFSELKKNVDKISSTQRSIWKAFVKSQEKEKSTKYSGTCFSVSTNGYLATNYHLVKNVDSVFITNKIDSVVKYRTEVIYKDAIHDLAILKITDTTFSSFGVLPFTFGGKLADLGEYVFTLGYSKKDIVFGEGAISSLTGYFGDSLSYQISIPSNPGNSGGPIFDTEGNVIGILRGKNSKKANATYAIKSNFLVSVMDSIAVDTNLVIPEINKINSLKWKKRTLQIKDIMPFIFTVEVYR, encoded by the coding sequence ATGGCAATAGATTTACACACATACGAACTTATTGACAAATATTTGCTTGGTCAACTAAGCGACAAAGAATTTAAAGATTTCAAAAGCAAACTTAAAACCGATCATGAATTAGCAGAGGAAGTTTCTTCACAAGAAGAGCTAATAAGTTTAATGAAAAGTTATGAGAAACGTAATAAGCTTAAAAAAGATCTTGATAATATTCATAAAGAAATTGATGTAAATAAAGTTAGGAAAAAATTGTACGAAGCTTATTTACCAAAAAAGCGAGCAAAAATTTGGCACTATGCAGCAACAATTACAGTTGCTGCTTCCGTAGCAATAGCTTCACTATTTGGAATTTTGTACTATACAGGCTTAATGAATTTTACTGATAAAATGGAATCGTTTTCTGAGTTAAAAAAAAATGTAGATAAAATCTCATCAACCCAAAGATCAATTTGGAAAGCCTTTGTTAAAAGTCAGGAAAAGGAAAAATCAACAAAATATAGTGGTACTTGTTTCTCTGTTTCTACCAATGGTTATCTTGCAACAAATTACCATCTTGTAAAAAATGTTGATTCCGTTTTTATTACAAATAAAATTGATTCAGTTGTTAAATACAGAACAGAAGTTATTTACAAAGATGCAATTCATGATTTAGCAATTTTAAAAATTACCGATACAACATTTTCCTCTTTTGGGGTACTACCTTTTACCTTTGGCGGCAAATTAGCCGATTTAGGTGAATATGTTTTTACCTTGGGATATTCAAAAAAAGATATTGTTTTTGGTGAAGGAGCAATAAGTTCTCTTACAGGTTATTTTGGAGATAGCTTATCTTATCAAATATCAATTCCTTCAAATCCGGGAAATAGTGGTGGACCTATTTTCGATACGGAAGGAAATGTAATAGGTATCCTTAGAGGAAAAAATTCAAAAAAAGCTAATGCCACTTATGCTATAAAATCAAATTTTTTAGTCAGTGTTATGGATTCAATTGCTGTTGACACCAATCTTGTTATTCCTGAAATAAATAAAATAAACAGTTTAAAGTGGAAAAAACGCACACTACAAATTAAAGATATTATGCCTTTTATTTTTACCGTAGAGGTTTATAGGTAG
- a CDS encoding T9SS type A sorting domain-containing protein yields the protein MKKLLILFLSIGFFVANAQQVKHFNNLEKYKNSAKIQKEAVTYDDSYRSSSAVKVPFKLPEEKKITSVNYSFEWVKIGLSNYGLQTNASIPRRIQVYSDGKVSAVWTTSPNSSPWTTRGSGYNHFDGSDWFSTVTSRIEMLRTGWPNLTSYDNGTNVIENVLSHYSNAGGSGGYSINTNDGIGSTVWAETEKDNGTGPIWPRTATSGDYLYVIGNYSDTLIVKNNVKRPMVFSRYDMKNDTWVDDKITLPGYNDEIFSFGSGDVYSMDVKDNVVAILVGGIAKYIVLWKSLDYGDTWERTIIDSFVWPEPKFQGDTITFRYNDGAVNVLVDDNKVCHAFWGTLHGWDFEPGDGQYYPIRNWSRIEYFNDISTNDSMLVNDTIWKDTTVYRLYVDNQVANKVTFMNDTSWNYAFNTSDSTVSKTAKKSMALKLYNDINNPFTVSLTKDIWPIYYTYTFDTATGLPTDSTIIPPDSTILLDSFVVEIIDNILSHYEYFKVYSNRGLINTTSMIDENEDGEITINPETWGRDEDNNEILQGARYGNTALVTMPVAAIDDDGNIFLIYTAPVETAVSIINNENFRDVYVTYSKDNGQTWANAQNISKNPFAEDVFATVGKRVDNYLHLTFQEDEFPGTEVQNQDDPSENSIYYVKVPVDDILNDLIGAFTRPISIKENNFSLNMSVYPNPVSKEANISLTLENRTKVNIELFNVVGQKVIETTKNLNAGNQNIKLNTHNLDSGIYMLKISVNGNSSTQRLIVE from the coding sequence ATGAAAAAACTATTAATTTTATTTTTGAGTATTGGATTTTTTGTGGCAAATGCTCAGCAAGTTAAACATTTTAATAACTTAGAGAAATACAAAAATTCAGCAAAAATTCAAAAAGAAGCTGTTACTTATGATGATTCTTACAGAAGTAGCTCGGCTGTAAAAGTTCCTTTTAAATTACCTGAAGAGAAGAAAATTACATCAGTAAATTATTCTTTTGAATGGGTTAAAATCGGATTATCTAATTATGGTCTTCAAACCAATGCATCAATTCCACGAAGGATACAAGTTTATTCTGACGGAAAAGTATCTGCCGTTTGGACCACGTCTCCAAATTCAAGTCCATGGACAACAAGAGGTTCGGGTTACAATCATTTTGATGGTTCAGATTGGTTTTCAACCGTTACATCTAGAATTGAGATGCTTAGAACAGGCTGGCCAAATCTTACATCTTACGATAACGGTACAAATGTTATTGAGAATGTATTATCACATTATTCTAATGCTGGCGGAAGCGGTGGCTATTCAATAAATACTAATGATGGAATCGGCTCAACAGTGTGGGCAGAAACTGAAAAAGATAACGGTACTGGACCAATATGGCCAAGAACTGCAACAAGTGGGGATTATCTTTATGTAATTGGAAATTATTCTGACACACTTATTGTAAAAAATAACGTTAAAAGACCAATGGTTTTTTCTCGTTATGATATGAAAAATGATACATGGGTTGATGATAAAATCACACTTCCCGGTTATAATGATGAAATTTTCTCATTTGGTAGTGGTGATGTTTATTCCATGGATGTAAAAGATAATGTTGTAGCTATTTTAGTAGGAGGAATTGCAAAATATATTGTTCTTTGGAAATCTTTAGATTATGGCGATACATGGGAAAGAACAATTATTGATTCTTTTGTTTGGCCTGAACCAAAATTCCAAGGAGATACAATTACATTCCGTTACAATGATGGTGCAGTAAACGTTCTTGTTGATGACAATAAAGTTTGTCATGCATTTTGGGGAACACTTCACGGATGGGACTTCGAACCTGGAGATGGTCAGTATTATCCTATCAGAAATTGGAGTCGTATTGAATATTTTAACGATATTTCAACAAATGATTCTATGTTGGTAAACGATACAATATGGAAAGACACTACTGTTTACAGACTTTATGTTGATAATCAAGTTGCAAACAAAGTAACCTTTATGAATGACACTTCATGGAATTACGCATTCAATACTAGTGATTCAACAGTTTCTAAAACTGCAAAAAAATCAATGGCACTTAAACTTTATAACGACATTAACAATCCTTTTACTGTTAGCCTAACAAAAGATATTTGGCCAATTTATTACACTTATACTTTTGATACAGCAACAGGATTACCAACAGACTCAACAATAATTCCTCCTGATTCAACAATACTTCTTGATTCTTTTGTAGTGGAAATTATTGATAATATTTTATCTCATTATGAGTACTTTAAAGTTTATTCCAACAGAGGTCTCATTAATACAACATCAATGATTGATGAAAATGAAGACGGTGAAATAACTATCAATCCTGAAACATGGGGACGAGATGAAGATAACAATGAAATACTTCAAGGAGCACGTTATGGAAATACAGCTCTTGTAACAATGCCTGTTGCAGCAATTGATGATGACGGAAATATTTTCCTCATTTATACAGCACCGGTTGAAACAGCTGTTTCTATAATAAACAATGAAAACTTCCGTGATGTTTATGTTACATATTCAAAAGATAATGGACAAACATGGGCTAATGCACAAAACATTAGTAAAAATCCTTTTGCTGAAGACGTTTTTGCAACAGTTGGAAAAAGAGTAGATAACTATCTTCACTTAACATTCCAAGAAGACGAATTTCCAGGAACTGAAGTACAAAACCAAGATGATCCTTCAGAAAATAGTATCTATTATGTTAAAGTTCCTGTTGATGATATTCTTAATGACCTAATAGGAGCATTTACACGTCCTATAAGTATTAAAGAAAATAATTTTTCATTAAATATGAGTGTTTATCCAAATCCTGTTTCTAAAGAAGCTAATATTTCATTGACTTTAGAAAATAGAACAAAAGTAAATATTGAACTATTTAATGTAGTTGGTCAAAAAGTTATTGAAACAACTAAAAATTTAAATGCAGGAAATCAGAATATTAAATTGAATACTCACAATTTAGATTCTGGTATTTATATGTTAAAAATTAGTGTAAATGGCAATTCTTCAACTCAAAGGTTAATTGTAGAATAA
- a CDS encoding HD domain-containing protein, with translation MGKNNILNDPVSGFIRISNDLILELIDHPYFQRLRRIKQLGLTDLVFPGATHTRFQHTLGAFQLMNESIEILKSKGVKITDKEDFAVKVAILLHDIGHGPFSHTFENTLIKDVLHEEISLVLMKELNKHFKGKLDLAIKIFQDKYERKFFHQLISSQLDVDRLDYLRRDSFYSGVSEGIVGSERIIRMMNVVEDNLVIEKKGIYSIENFLRARSFMYWQVYLHKTVIGAEKLLVKIFERAIELAKQGIELNLNSNIEFFITNEVKVSDFKNQQILNNFISLDDADILLSIKRWVSHDDKILSVLSRNFLERKLFKVEISINPFNKNRVNEIKEILMKDFEIEEKLTNYFVFTDFIQNLMYDFSGSNISVMIDNDNVVDISEASSGINLSAMSKINQRYYLCYPKNIKVK, from the coding sequence ATGGGAAAAAATAATATATTAAATGATCCGGTAAGTGGTTTTATCAGGATTTCCAATGACCTTATTCTTGAACTAATTGATCATCCTTATTTTCAAAGACTTAGAAGAATTAAGCAATTAGGTTTAACAGATTTGGTTTTCCCTGGAGCTACTCATACTCGTTTTCAACACACTCTTGGTGCATTTCAACTCATGAATGAAAGCATTGAAATCCTTAAAAGCAAAGGAGTAAAAATTACCGATAAGGAAGATTTCGCTGTGAAGGTAGCTATTTTGTTACATGACATTGGACATGGTCCTTTCTCTCACACTTTTGAAAATACTTTGATAAAAGATGTGCTTCATGAGGAAATATCATTAGTGTTAATGAAAGAATTGAATAAACATTTCAAAGGTAAGTTGGATTTGGCAATTAAAATTTTCCAGGATAAGTACGAAAGAAAGTTTTTCCATCAACTTATTTCCAGTCAGCTCGATGTTGACAGACTGGATTATTTGAGACGAGATAGTTTTTATTCAGGAGTTTCTGAGGGTATTGTCGGCTCCGAAAGGATAATAAGAATGATGAATGTTGTAGAGGATAATTTGGTAATTGAAAAAAAGGGAATCTATTCTATTGAAAATTTTTTACGTGCAAGGAGTTTTATGTACTGGCAGGTTTATTTACATAAAACTGTTATAGGTGCTGAAAAATTGTTGGTAAAAATTTTTGAAAGAGCGATAGAACTTGCAAAACAAGGAATTGAACTAAATTTAAATTCCAATATTGAATTTTTTATTACTAATGAGGTTAAAGTTAGTGATTTTAAAAATCAGCAAATTTTAAATAATTTTATAAGCCTTGATGATGCAGACATTTTGTTATCAATTAAAAGATGGGTTAGTCATGATGATAAAATATTGTCGGTTTTAAGTAGGAATTTTTTAGAAAGAAAACTTTTCAAAGTTGAGATTTCAATCAATCCTTTTAATAAAAACAGAGTTAATGAAATTAAAGAAATACTGATGAAAGATTTTGAAATTGAGGAAAAATTGACTAATTATTTCGTTTTCACCGATTTTATTCAAAATCTGATGTATGATTTTTCAGGATCAAATATTAGCGTCATGATTGATAATGATAATGTTGTAGATATTTCGGAAGCATCAAGTGGAATTAATCTTTCAGCAATGAGTAAAATTAATCAAAGATATTATCTTTGCTATCCAAAAAACATTAAAGTAAAATAG
- a CDS encoding PglZ domain-containing protein — translation MNKIKILWVDDEIDLLKPHIIFLEQKGYEVVAVNNGTDAIEEVKNQPFNIIFLDEQMPGLSGLDTLVEIQKIILDVPVVMVTKTEDEYFMEDAIGSQISDYLIKPVNPKQLLLSIKKLVDHKRLISEKITSQYQRNFGELSMTINDKLSPEEWKNAYRQLIHWEIELGKSSDLSLKEIFLDQKSEADINFFKFISTNYKDWIQNPETAPLMSNKLLLKKVLPLTKKNKPVFFILIDNFRFDQWKTIQSLLTDKFRIIDEDMYYSILPTTTNYSRNAIFSGMMPLDIYKNNRERWVFDEEKGSKNKYEKEFLQEYLQRLRKDISIEYEKITSPKAGKKLSENIRNYSQKDLTVIVYNFIDLLSHVRTEMEIIKELAEDETAYRSLTKSWFEHSPLYEAIKNIAELDCYLVISTDHGSIKVNKPSQVVGDKNTTANLRFKQGKSLRFNSNEVLQCRNPEDFKLPQRSLSASFIFAREDNYFIYPNNFNYYVNFFNNTFQHGGISLEEMLIPVITLESKS, via the coding sequence ATGAATAAAATTAAAATACTTTGGGTTGATGATGAAATAGATTTATTGAAGCCCCACATTATTTTCCTTGAACAAAAAGGATATGAGGTAGTTGCAGTTAATAATGGAACTGATGCGATTGAAGAAGTAAAAAATCAGCCTTTCAATATAATTTTTCTTGATGAACAAATGCCCGGACTAAGCGGTTTGGATACACTTGTAGAAATACAAAAAATTATTTTAGACGTTCCTGTTGTTATGGTAACAAAAACTGAAGATGAGTACTTTATGGAAGATGCTATTGGTTCTCAAATTTCTGATTACCTGATAAAACCTGTAAATCCAAAGCAATTACTATTATCCATTAAAAAACTTGTTGACCATAAAAGACTGATTAGTGAAAAAATAACTAGTCAGTACCAGAGGAATTTCGGTGAATTATCAATGACAATTAATGATAAACTTAGCCCTGAAGAATGGAAAAATGCTTACAGACAATTAATTCATTGGGAAATTGAGTTAGGAAAATCATCAGATTTAAGCTTAAAAGAAATTTTTTTAGATCAAAAATCAGAGGCAGATATTAATTTCTTTAAATTTATTTCTACTAACTACAAAGACTGGATACAGAATCCTGAAACAGCTCCATTGATGTCTAATAAATTATTATTAAAAAAAGTACTTCCGCTAACAAAAAAGAACAAGCCTGTATTTTTTATTTTAATAGATAACTTTCGTTTTGACCAATGGAAAACAATACAATCTTTGCTAACCGACAAATTCAGGATTATTGATGAAGATATGTATTATAGTATTTTACCTACTACTACAAATTATTCACGAAATGCAATTTTTTCAGGAATGATGCCTCTTGATATTTATAAAAATAATAGAGAAAGGTGGGTATTTGATGAAGAAAAAGGATCAAAGAATAAATACGAGAAAGAATTTTTACAAGAATATTTACAACGCTTAAGAAAAGATATATCAATTGAGTATGAAAAAATAACATCTCCAAAAGCGGGAAAAAAATTATCCGAAAACATACGAAATTACTCACAAAAAGACCTCACTGTAATAGTTTACAACTTTATTGACCTTCTTTCTCATGTAAGAACAGAAATGGAAATTATAAAAGAACTTGCTGAGGATGAAACTGCTTACAGGTCTTTAACAAAATCTTGGTTTGAGCATTCACCTTTGTACGAGGCTATAAAAAACATTGCAGAATTGGATTGCTACCTTGTCATCAGTACCGACCACGGTTCCATAAAAGTTAATAAACCATCACAAGTGGTTGGGGATAAAAATACAACAGCAAATTTGAGATTTAAACAAGGAAAAAGTTTGAGGTTTAATTCTAATGAAGTACTACAATGCAGAAATCCAGAAGATTTTAAATTACCACAAAGAAGTTTGAGTGCCTCATTTATTTTTGCAAGAGAAGATAATTACTTTATTTATCCAAATAACTTCAATTATTATGTAAATTTCTTCAACAATACATTTCAGCATGGAGGAATTTCTTTGGAAGAAATGCTTATTCCTGTAATTACACTAGAAAGTAAAAGTTGA
- the lpxD gene encoding UDP-3-O-(3-hydroxymyristoyl)glucosamine N-acyltransferase, producing MELTIKELLDFIGGDTKEKLDEKIVITTISPIEEAKEGAISFLYLKSYNQYLKSSDAAVVLVNKNFIPESNEHPPLIYVDDVKKSLMLLINKFKEIQDYKSGIEEPVYISKDVKYGDNVYLGAFVYLGKGVRIGNNVKIYPNTFIGDDVKIDDNSIIYAGVKIYNRCEIGKNCILHSGCIIGGDGFGHEPQKDGSYKKIPQIGNVILRDNVEVGANTTIDRASIESTIINKGVKLDNLIMIAHNVEIGENTVVIAQTGISGSTKIGKRCILAGQSGFVGHISIADGSQFGAKSGVSKSIKEENQQWFGVPLMKVKESLKMQVLLRNLPDLFSQIKEIKNELLKIKSEKSNNGK from the coding sequence ATGGAGTTAACAATAAAAGAGTTGTTGGATTTTATCGGGGGAGATACAAAAGAAAAACTTGATGAAAAAATCGTTATTACAACAATCTCTCCCATTGAAGAAGCAAAAGAAGGTGCAATCTCATTTTTGTATTTAAAATCCTATAATCAATATTTAAAAAGTAGTGATGCTGCTGTTGTTTTAGTAAATAAAAATTTTATTCCTGAAAGTAATGAGCATCCGCCTTTAATTTATGTTGATGATGTTAAAAAATCATTGATGTTGTTGATTAACAAATTCAAAGAAATTCAAGATTATAAAAGTGGAATTGAAGAGCCTGTTTATATTTCTAAAGATGTAAAGTATGGAGATAATGTTTATCTTGGAGCATTTGTTTACCTCGGAAAAGGTGTTCGTATTGGAAATAATGTAAAAATTTATCCTAATACTTTTATTGGTGATGATGTAAAAATTGATGATAACAGTATTATTTATGCCGGAGTAAAAATTTATAACAGATGTGAAATTGGAAAAAATTGTATTTTGCATTCAGGATGTATAATTGGTGGTGATGGTTTTGGTCATGAACCACAAAAGGATGGTTCCTATAAAAAAATTCCTCAAATAGGCAATGTTATCCTTAGAGACAATGTGGAAGTAGGTGCAAATACAACAATTGATAGGGCATCAATTGAATCAACAATAATTAATAAAGGAGTAAAATTAGACAATTTAATAATGATTGCTCATAATGTTGAAATAGGCGAAAACACTGTAGTAATTGCTCAAACAGGAATATCGGGTAGTACAAAAATAGGAAAAAGATGTATCTTAGCAGGTCAGTCTGGTTTTGTCGGACATATTTCTATTGCAGATGGCTCTCAGTTTGGAGCAAAAAGTGGTGTTTCTAAATCAATAAAAGAAGAAAATCAACAATGGTTTGGTGTTCCTTTGATGAAAGTAAAAGAATCATTAAAAATGCAAGTTTTACTAAGAAATTTACCTGATTTGTTTTCTCAAATAAAGGAAATAAAAAATGAACTTTTAAAAATTAAGTCTGAAAAATCTAATAATGGAAAATAA
- a CDS encoding alanine dehydrogenase, whose product MDKLKQDEIQILAKSASVLTKEEYVKHTSKRKSLSIGIPKEISDNEKRVPLTPSAINILINNDFKVIIEKDAGINARFTNHQYSEAGAIISESKKEVYQSDIILKIAFPSIEDIKLLKKNQLLISSLSLSHLEKQQLELLIEKKTTAISFEFLKDDYGFFPIVQSMSEIAGREAVFIASEYLSDTNGKGILLGGITGVPPTEIVVIGAGIVGKYATKNALALGASIKVFDNSVQKLRDLHNTLGVPFYSSILQPDIFNTAVKNADVVICAIKSQNNNTNLLITEEMISQMKEGSLLIDISIDQENCCETSKATLLEKPVFTKHGVTHYCVPNIPSRVPQTASVALSNILSQLLVDLINAGNIENYLWEKQNARNGIFLYHGILTNNFLGRKFNLNSKTLDILLTSNT is encoded by the coding sequence ATGGATAAATTGAAACAAGATGAAATACAGATTTTAGCAAAATCTGCATCTGTTCTTACAAAAGAAGAATATGTAAAGCATACATCAAAACGAAAATCTCTTTCCATAGGTATTCCCAAAGAAATATCCGATAACGAAAAGAGAGTACCACTTACACCTTCGGCAATAAATATTTTAATAAATAATGATTTTAAAGTTATTATTGAAAAAGATGCAGGAATAAATGCAAGATTTACTAATCATCAATATTCAGAAGCAGGAGCAATAATTTCAGAATCAAAAAAAGAAGTTTATCAATCCGATATAATTCTTAAAATTGCTTTTCCTTCAATTGAAGATATAAAACTATTAAAAAAAAATCAATTACTAATTTCTTCACTCAGCCTTTCACATCTTGAAAAACAACAACTTGAACTATTAATTGAGAAAAAAACTACAGCTATTTCTTTTGAGTTTTTAAAGGATGATTACGGCTTTTTTCCAATTGTGCAATCTATGAGTGAAATCGCTGGTAGAGAAGCGGTTTTTATTGCTTCCGAATATTTATCCGATACAAATGGAAAAGGTATTCTCTTGGGCGGAATAACAGGAGTTCCACCGACAGAAATAGTGGTTATCGGTGCAGGTATAGTAGGAAAATATGCAACAAAAAATGCACTTGCACTTGGTGCAAGCATCAAAGTATTTGATAATTCTGTACAAAAGCTTAGAGATTTACATAATACTTTAGGAGTGCCATTTTATAGTTCCATCCTTCAACCTGATATTTTTAATACCGCTGTTAAAAATGCAGATGTTGTAATTTGTGCTATCAAATCTCAAAACAACAATACCAATTTGTTAATTACTGAAGAAATGATTTCCCAAATGAAAGAAGGAAGCCTATTAATTGACATTAGCATTGACCAAGAAAACTGTTGCGAAACATCAAAAGCCACTTTATTGGAAAAACCTGTTTTTACAAAACACGGAGTAACGCATTATTGTGTTCCCAATATCCCTTCACGTGTACCACAAACTGCTTCAGTTGCACTTAGCAACATTCTTTCACAGTTGCTTGTTGATTTAATTAATGCTGGAAATATAGAAAATTATCTTTGGGAAAAACAAAACGCAAGAAACGGTATTTTTCTTTATCATGGTATTCTTACAAATAATTTTCTAGGAAGAAAATTTAACTTGAACAGCAAAACATTAGATATACTACTAACTTCCAATACATAA